The following is a genomic window from Coleofasciculaceae cyanobacterium.
TTTTCGATACCTGATGGATGTAATTCCTTTAGATGCCAGCTTAGTCAAAGGTTCTCATGGTCATGTTACTCAGGCGGTAGGGCGATCGCCATTGTTAATTACTCAACAGCAAGACTTATTAAATAGCAAAACTATTGAAGCAAAAGAGGTATTTCAGATAATCTTGGCTCATCTCAGCTAAACTTTAGTAGATCGATAATTTCATCGGTCTGTTGATGAAAAATTGGCTGGCGTTTGATTTGATAATTGCGATCGCTAGGCAACTCGATCTTAAATTCCTGTTTGACTGTACCTGGTTGGGCAGAAAAGACATAAACTCTCTGGGATAAAAATACGGCTTCTGTTACATCATGGGTAATCATCAAAATAGTGCAGTCTGTTTTACGCCAAATTTCTAAGAGAAACTGCTGCATAGTTTCTTTGGTTTGAATATCCAATGCCCCAAATGGTTCGTCCATAAGCAGTATTTTCGGGTTGGTAGCTAAGGCACGAGCGATTGCTACCCGCTGTTTCATGCCTCCTGACAGTTCTTTGGGTAAAGATTTAGCAAAATTAGCCAGACCGACAATATTTAGGTAATAAGAAGCTGTTTCTTTTCGTTCCTGAGCCGAAACTTTTAATAGCTTTAAGCCAAATTCGACATTCTTTTGAACTGTCATCCAGGGATAAAGAGTATATTTCTGAAACACCATGCCTCGATCTGCACCTGGCCCTATAATTATCTGATTGTCTACAGTAATTGTTCCTGATGTGGGCAAATCTAAACCCGCAATCAACCGCAGTAGGGTAGATTTACCAGAACCCGAAGCACCTACCACACAGATAAACTCTCCCGTCTCAACGTGCAGATTAATATCTTTAAGAGCAACTATTGCCCCTTTCTTGGTCAAAAATTGTTTGTGTAAACGAGATATTTCCAGATGCATAATGACCATTAATTAATTTGGGCAGCATTTTAGGTGTTGGAATTGCTTGTACCTTTTTATCATTTATTTTTTACTCAACATCAAAAGTAGCACTTGCTGACGTAAATTTAATTAGAATGCCCATTTACAGGTCAATCTAACTAGCAAGCGAAAAAAAATGTCGATCGCAAAACCAATTAAACCTAAGACGATTAGACAAGCAAAGATTTCTTCAGTCCTGAGAAACTTTTGAGCTAATAAGATTCTTTTGCCCAAACCCTCATTGGCTGCCAGCAATTCGGCTACCACCACCAAGTTCCAAGAAGCTGCCATGTTGACCCGAAATGTATCGAAAATACGAGGAATAATATAGGGGGTAATCACTTCCAGTAATATCTGCCAACGCTTTCCCCCCAAAGTATATGTAGTTTCGATTAAATCTTGAGGCACAAACTTAACGCTGTCCATAATCATCAAAATATTAAAAAACACCGTGCCGATAAATATCAGCGCAATTTTGGGTGCTTCATCAATGCCAAGATAGATAATTAATAAAGGAATAAAGGCAGGGGCAGGCATATAGCGCACAATGCCAATAATTGGTTCAAACAAAGCCCGAATACTGGCAAAAGTTCCCATCAAAATCCCCAAGGGAACAGCAACGATCGCTGAAAGAATAAACCCTATACTAACTCGAGCAAAGCTGCTGAATGCATCTTTTGCCAAATATCCCTGCGACCATAATTTTTTAAAAGCTTCGATCACATCAGTAGGAGACGGTAAAAAAATCGAGTTTATTCCTGCATACTGACTGACCAA
Proteins encoded in this region:
- a CDS encoding ABC transporter ATP-binding protein, with product MVIMHLEISRLHKQFLTKKGAIVALKDINLHVETGEFICVVGASGSGKSTLLRLIAGLDLPTSGTITVDNQIIIGPGADRGMVFQKYTLYPWMTVQKNVEFGLKLLKVSAQERKETASYYLNIVGLANFAKSLPKELSGGMKQRVAIARALATNPKILLMDEPFGALDIQTKETMQQFLLEIWRKTDCTILMITHDVTEAVFLSQRVYVFSAQPGTVKQEFKIELPSDRNYQIKRQPIFHQQTDEIIDLLKFS
- a CDS encoding ABC transporter permease, producing the protein MAKSESFKALNSRVVKDNLKPSTFWRIAKDIPQSLSGILITLSIAIPLLIWLLVSQYAGINSIFLPSPTDVIEAFKKLWSQGYLAKDAFSSFARVSIGFILSAIVAVPLGILMGTFASIRALFEPIIGIVRYMPAPAFIPLLIIYLGIDEAPKIALIFIGTVFFNILMIMDSVKFVPQDLIETTYTLGGKRWQILLEVITPYIIPRIFDTFRVNMAASWNLVVVAELLAANEGLGKRILLAQKFLRTEEIFACLIVLGLIGFAIDIFFRLLVRLTCKWAF